TGGACCTCAACTGCATACTGCAATGCAAATGGTAGAAAAAGAAGGTAGGGGAGTTGTCTTGTATATGAATCAGGAAGGAAGAGGTATTGGCTTGCTCAACAAGCTTAAAGCCTATAAATTACAGGAACAGGGAATGGATACCGTTCAGGCCAATATTGCTTTAGGATTACCTATGGATAAGAGAGATTATGGGGTAGGGGCACAAATACTCCGGGATCTTGGAGTGAGTAAGATAAGGCTGATCTCAAACAATCCGACTAAAAGAGTAGGTCTTTTGGGTTATGGACTTGAAATTGTGGAACAAATCCCAATTGAGATTGCTCCAAATCCCCATAATGAAAAATACCTTTCTACAAAAAGGGATAAAATGGGACATACCATTCTTAAAAATCTTAAATAATCATCCAAAAGATTTTCGGACAGAAAAATGTTATTCAATTAAAAATAGGATCAACCAATTCCAATCAGTATCCGTTATTGAATTTAAAAAAAAACAACAATATGAAAAAAATACAGCTAATAGCCTTTTTCATATTTTTATTCAACTTGGAATCTTTTTCCCAAAATGGTCAATTCCCTTCACAAGTATGGCACAAAGGCCAAATTGTAACACCGAGCGGACAGGTTTATCAAGGGTTGGTCAAATATGATTTAGAGAGCAATATCGTTCAAATCCAACAAAATGGTATAGAGACTTTTGGGGCTTCAAATGTTCTGGAATTTGAGATTTTTGATGAGCAATATGGTGGCATACGAAATTTTTATTCCCTACCATATTCCTTAACAGGGGATTATGAAACCCCTATTTTCTTTGAAATCCTGACTGAAGGAGAAGATATCATTCTATTGTGCAGAGAATATATTACAACGGACAACAGAAATATGGGCATGTATGGCCCAATGGCAATGAATCCTTTATGGGGTCCACAATTCGGCGGGGCTTATAGGCTTGCTTTCAATTACTACTTTCTTAAGGGAGGTCAAATCCAAAGGTACACTCAGAAGAAAAAAGAACTTTTGGATGTTTTTGCTGATCGCTCTGATGAAGTCGAATTGTTTATGCGAAAAAACCGACTTTCTCATGACAAAAGAGGTGACCTGCTTCGCATAACAGCTTATTATAATCAAATCAAATAATTTTTATGAAAAAAAAGCCATTGATTTTGGTTTCTAATGACGACGGTATTACCTCTAAGGGCATCAGGGTCTTGGTAAATGTGATGAAACAATTAGGGGACGTGGTGGTAGTCGCTCCCGATAGTCCACAATCTGGGATGGGCCATGCTATTACAATAGGTGAAACACTTAGACTTTACGAGGAAGACATTTTCCCGGACGTACAGGCATTTAAATCCAGTGGAACACCGGCAGACTGCGTTAAACTTGCCAAGCATTACGTGCTTAAAGACCGTCAACCGGATCTTGTGGTCAGTGGTATCAATCACGGAAGTAATACTTCAATTTCCGTTTTGTATTCAGGGACCATGTCAGCAGCAATTGAAGGGGCATTGGAAGGCCTGCCATCTATTGGTTTTAGTTTGTGTGACTATTCTTCAAAAGCCGAATTCAGCCATGTTGAGGAATATGTGTATAAAATTTCCAAGCAAGTACTGGAAAATGGAATTGCGAAAGGAGTAGCACTCAATGTCAATTTCCCACCAAAAAGAAATGAATCCATAAGAGGAA
This window of the Aquiflexum balticum DSM 16537 genome carries:
- the surE gene encoding 5'/3'-nucleotidase SurE, with translation MKKKPLILVSNDDGITSKGIRVLVNVMKQLGDVVVVAPDSPQSGMGHAITIGETLRLYEEDIFPDVQAFKSSGTPADCVKLAKHYVLKDRQPDLVVSGINHGSNTSISVLYSGTMSAAIEGALEGLPSIGFSLCDYSSKAEFSHVEEYVYKISKQVLENGIAKGVALNVNFPPKRNESIRGIKICRQAHAKWQEEFSERFDPNGRKYFWMAGNFVNFDKGEDNDEWAIANNFVSIVPCQYDLTAHHAISQINEDWNWDEL